Genomic segment of Vanacampus margaritifer isolate UIUO_Vmar chromosome 13, RoL_Vmar_1.0, whole genome shotgun sequence:
accatgttggtgacccttGCCCTAGAAAAAGTGCCTGCAAAGTGTTGTAACCTAAATATAATATGTAATGGTGTGCTTTACCTAAACTTAGAGGTTTTCACATCTGATTAGATTTTGTTTACGTAATTGGAAAAGTCTAATTAAACAATACAATTTTGGCCCtaattgattaaattaatttgtagCAACCCCGGTGTTCTTCAACAGATTAGCTGACTCTCAACGGATCCCTTCTCCTCAACACACTCATTATAGCCCACTAAGTAACTGAGACATGCCCAGAGACGTTGTAGTCAGGCTCTGTTTACACCCTGTCCAAATCCctagtgtgtgtgcatttgtgtgtgcacTTGTGAATATGCGTCTGCATGTGTTTCATCTAGCACTGTAAGACCCCGTTGCCCTATCCCCCACATCACAGCTGTCATTCAATTACCGAGACTGGAGAGAAGGCCACATGACCAGAGGAGTTTTAGCCTTGTCACttgataatgtttgtgtttgaGTAACTACTGCCAAGACGTGAGCATGCAAACATATAAAGGccagacgttcacacaaagtaCTTAAAACATTTGATCCTTGCCCCTGCAGTCGCAGTTTGGTCTTCATTAGATAACCCTATTCAGGGTTAACCTTGTTCAGGAAATTTGTATACATTattaagatataaaaaaaaccctgttCAAACACAGGTTTAATACGCTGTTGTTGAAATGGGGTGATTTGTGTTTAAGCATGACAAATCACTATTATGTGGATAGTCCGGTGGCTGCAGCTGTACAAAGTTGTTGGAACACACAGACGTTAACTGACCCATGAGGTGGTGAAAGTCACGGATAAATAGGTGTCTCCCTCCCTCCCGTTCCGTTCCcagttgtctgtgtgtgtgttaggaTGCCATTAGATTGACATCAGCATGTTCAAATGGCAAGTTTCAAACATAGACACACATCATTTTGGCTTACAGTCCCTGCAGATAGGAGGGAACAGTGCCCTGTATGTCATAAGAAACACAGCAGATCATGTGATTAGGCCTTctcaaaattctttttttttcttctttttcttctttttttatgtggatgtgtgtttgtgcgtgtgtgtgtgcgtgtgtgcgtgcgtgcgtgcgtgcgtgcgtgcgtgtaaaaaaaaaaaatcccatacctttcacctaaaccgaacacttcaaaatccagccagagtcgtggggccgccaggagacccgaagagggaccaaagaaaagaaagaaaagcgaagcccagcaccgaccagacaccacccaccgggccactaaccagagtccttcaccaaccccagagacatctaaattccaacaaatcagggagacctcaagggcccaaaggagaaactgaggaaaggtagaaaggacagacgaagcagagtgagatccacagacaccagcctccaccgattcaatgacctgagggagaaacagattgtgtctgagtttcgatagatgctggtgtggtggatctggcatgcatgaaaatctccaccaaagaggggagccgtcgacccccgccaggacagagcaagcgcaacacctcagggccccgcaggggccaccggccggagagcaaaacCAGAAGCAGGAGCGCCCctcaccccaacgcggcccgcgcccccaacccaacgcagcaggactggccactgcaggcccaccaggcaccccaccggcccaccaccccccgccccccatccacccccgccatccaccccaacccagccccaaccgcccccaggtccccaaatccccagacccccccaccccaacacccccaccaccaccacccccccaagCAAGccgccccgccccccgcccccacccccacccccaccaaccgacagccccccagccttGTCACATTTCTATACATAATGTTGGGTTGTGAACATTTGCAACAAGGTGACTTATAATGTAAGCCATTTTTGACTAACCAGCTAAGTACATGGAgtcactggaaaaaaaagaaaagaaaaggttttgCCATTGTTAAAAAGGGGCTGTTCTCTGATTGGATGATGCTACTGTCAATTATGAGGCCAGTTGGCTTGCCTATTAGTCGCGTGCCATTTGTATAATAGTCCAGTCATGGTTTTAATGCTGTATAATgccatattaaaaatattattcaatgtAAATTTAGCTATAACATTGTTAATTTGTcattcataattattttttcaatatctaCATGGCAGTTGTAAAAATGCAGTTTCAAGAGAAGACAGGGACAAATCAACTGAGAAAAAGGGACCTTTTGTAAATTCATTTAACTGGCTCTAAATTTGCTCTAAAAATACTGCAAATAACattcctaaaaacaaaactttaaataaTAAGTCATccccaaatatttatttacaataatatgttttatgcaaccccactagtctcaacaacacagtattctgattaatagtgtgcttatggaatatgaattaaggtgcaaaatccacctgttttatccatctcacggggcggccattttgccacttgctgtcaatcacagttgctcagataaTGACCAATCAAAGCTCAGCTTGCAACCATCTTAAACTCAAAAAACAGTGCCACTGCTCCTTATACTCAGCATGCACACAGTGCGCAGGGCACCAACGTCTGTGGTAGGCCCTAATTTGCACGAGGGGATACATTGCAACATCAAGTGAGCACGCTTCAACATGCgctacatgtgtgtgtgtgttcctgtcTCATGTGAGTGTGCACGTGTGAATGTGAGAATGCATATCTGTGTccatgtgtccgaaaggaattTCGACAGGAGGGgtaggaaaaaaagattataagaGAATATTTGGGTATTCCTGCAGTTTATTTTCTCTATAAAAACCAGACTGCTGTGGTCTATTTATAATTCAATTCATATTTGATAACGAAAAGAAGCTACATTTTATTGAGGAGAAAGTTAGCCTCATTTTCAACTGTGATACATCATATTTAACTCATTgtccacatttgacccatccaaTGAGGGAGCAGTAAGCAGCCGCAGGGGCTTGCTTTTggggatcatttggtgatctaaacACCCAATtacaacccttaatgctgagtgtcaaacaGGGAGGcaagtctttggtatgacccagccagggattgtACCCACGACCTCCAGTCTCAGAGCTGACACGCTACCACTAGGCTACTTAGCTGGTTACCTCAGCTGAGCTTAGCAGTAACATCACTGTGTAAGTATTAACAGTAAGAAGCATTGTTATCCAAAGAGTCAATAGTACATCtacaatgtttaaatgtatgtttttcttaTAAAGAGGCCCAAAAGGGTGACCagaaatgtgaatgtttgtctgtgtCTGTGCCCTGCAAATGTCTAGCGATAGACTAAAATTCACCAATTGAATAGAATGcacaccaatttaaaaaaaagtggaaagtaAGATAATGTTGTACGAACATTACTGGTAGAGGCATGCATCCGTGCAGTAGTTTGGCAGCTTGAGTTGAGAAGCATAGTCTGTCAGAATGTTGCCAACAAACAGACTTCAATAGTCTATACACACACAGTTGATTGGGAATTAAGTACCACCAGTATACATTTTAAGCAGTGGACTGAGTGATGACTttccattaataataatattcacaaAATTCTGTACTATGATATTGTTTGCatagtatgtgtatgtatgcagATGTGATGTTACATGCTGCAGAATTACCCTACATCACACTGTGCTGGCCTCCGTTGGTCTGGCCTGACTTACGCTGCTTATTCATTACAACCAGAACCAACTTGGAGGAGGTTCTGAACAGCGGTTTGATTGTAATCACATGGTACCGGAAAAGTATAAAGTAAAAGTGAATCATCAGCGCCAAGCAAGGCCGTTTCAGTGTGGAACACATTTGATGGAAAACAGGCTTAAGTGATGATCATACATCAATCTTCTATCAACAAtagtatacatactgtatatgcaatggTGACGATGAGTTGATCAAATGCATTTGTTAAAAGGATGTAATCATTTTCTCCTGTTTTCTCTTTTCTCCAGACACTTTCAATTCGCTCGTGTCCTTTACATCTAATTTGACCAGCACCTTGTTTGACAGCGCCTACTCCAACCTCGCATCAGACTGTCGGCCCCATGTGCTTCAGCTTTTCAACGTCATTAATCGCCATCTTTCGGGGGACCCTAATTCCTCACTGGAGCATGCAGTTGGGAGTTTCTTCAATGATCTCTTCCCCCTGGTCTACCGCCGACTTCTCAACCCTGGTATTGGCCACACGTCACCCCAGTCTTTTTCGTCTTCGTCCTCACCCAGTCATGAAGACTGCCTGCGGATGACGCGACAGGATGTGAGTCCCTTTGGGCCTCATCCTCGACTCCTGGTCTCCAGTCTTTCTCGTGCGCTTGGAGTAGGCCGAACACTGAGTCAATTGCTAAGGTTGGCAGGGGATGTCGTGGATGCAACAGAAAAGGCAACATTATCCAGGGAGTGTGGGCGGGGCTTAGTAAGGATGCAGTATTGCTCCCATTGCAGGGGTCTGACATTGATCAGGCCCTGTACTGGACTCTGTGTTAATGTTATGAGAGGATGCCTGGTAAGTTTACCCTTTTCTTGTCTTTATATGCATTGTTTCGATGTGAGTGCTAATGACCATATTGAGAAGTTTTTAATTCTGCATTGGGTCTTGCACAGCTAGAGTTTTCAGCTTCGAGAGATGTTCATGCTGTTATTTGGGAAGACACCTTTCCTAAAAAAACCTCAAACCCTTTGAGTTATTAATCCATTATTATGTGTTGCTGAGAGGTGAGGCACAGGGAGGGAAGGCAACGTCAGCTAGGGTATACACGTGCCGATTTTTTAGGACAATTTCAGAAGAGCAGACTAGGTCTCTTTTGCTGGTGGTTGAGTGAGTTGGTTATGCTGCTATCAGGCAGGGGTATAGAAAGTCATGGGTACAAGTCACAAGTTGCAAGTCTTAACCTTCAAAGTCCCCATTACATTTCTAGAAAGTCCAGCGAGTCCACAAGTCCACGATAgcagaattatttatttatttaattatttactataTAGAAGAAAATATGTAGAAATGGACTTAACATAGTACTGTATAATTACTAAATGTATAGTTGTGATCATAAATTTACCCCTAGGGTCTCagtatgtaaatgtatttaGCATATaactgtgttgttttgtttttgtgttggtcAAATATAACTGGATGTCATCTAAGTAATACTAATGAGTTGTGTTGTGGCTGTTATAAGAGTTACCTAACTTATTGATGCTATGAATaccaattttaaataatttgcatGGTAAACACCTTGCAATTATTTGTTATGTATTGTGAAGTGATTTTATAAATTCTATTAATTTGTAGACGTTAAATGTGTACAGGCTGAGGTCTGATCTGTGATTGGATGAGAGTACGGCAGGCACGAGTGGAAGGAGGgagaatttgtgtttgtgtatgtgaaagtgttgttatttatttattttattttaattcctgGCACATATCACAGCACTAATGATAAGGCATGCACAATGCTTGTGCTGTTTGTGTCATTATAAGCATTTCACATCCTCAGACTAAAATGTTGCCTTCTTGATTTGTTTGACGCTTGATCACAATTTGAAATTCATCACTGCTGTGTACATAACTCTCACTTAATGTTAATGACAATGTGAAGAGTTTATGTTCCCAGAAATACAGAGTGATTTGGAATTTTAAACATTATATgctaatttttcttttcctcataCCCTCCAATCTGACAAATCTTCATTTTTCAACATCATCGTTGTTCTTTGTTTTAGGTGGGAATATCCGAACTTGCTGCACCTTGGAAAAGTTTAGTCATATTGCTGCAAAGATTAGCTGCTACTTTAGCGACCAGTAGCAATCACAACAGCATGGAGCTGGCACTGTTGGCGGTCCGAAATCATGTAAATGATGCCATCCTGCACGCCCAGCTGCATGGTCCACGCATCACTGCCATTGTAAGTAGACCAGAGACAACAGGGATCATTGGCAAAAGATTAGGGAGCAGCCCACAGCTTTAAGATGTATCACATGTTAAAATATCCCTCGTGACATctttccatccgtccatccatccaacaggATTCCATTGTAAATCGGAATGAGCTCAATCATGctcacattcatttaaaatccTGTCATTAGAATTTTGGACACATAGTCACGAAGGCTTTGGGTTTCTTTCAGCTTGTCAGTTGGACCTCCTCACAAAAGCCCCACACCTAGATGGGCTAAAAACGGATTCACTCTTTAGAGAATCTGGGCTTTCCTTCAGTCTTTGTAtgaatgtgcatgtgaattcaAACCCCGCGTCAGACAAAGGCTACGGTTGGCAGGACAACCCATACCCAGAATGCTGCTTGCTTCTGAGTGATGAGAACGTTTCTGTGGCTAATCTCTGGACAAACAGACGACAAACAAACAGCCCGCACATACTGTTGCAGGAAGCAATAGAGAGGCCGGCCAACATTTGCCAGAACATTGTGGACTTAGTGGAGTAGATTCCtgagaaataaacaaacacacaaatgtaaTCGTGCTAATAAGAGAATACCACTTCATTAAATGTTTGATTAGGCCTTTCATTCATTacactacatatatatatattaaagaaatatatataaatgtaaacacaagcaatatgtttatgaaattaatggctacATCACCAACTGTCAATGCAGAGACTGTTGATGATCTTCTGGATGAATTAATCTTGAAAAGTCCTGGATGCTGTTGCTCCTATTAAAACTGAGACCATTTCATGCCTACCTAAAACATCTTGGAGGTGTGCTACCAACATAATGACTTTGAAATCAAAGTGCAGGTAAAGGGAGAAAAAGTCAACTCCAAGTTCATTTTGACCTGTACAGACAATGTCTTTGTAATTTCAACAAAGAGCTAGTAAAAGCTAGACAACACTTTTCTGAAATCATTAGCAATAACCTCAACAATACGCACACTTTCTGTGGTTGACAAACTCACAAATCCGCCAAATCAAATAGCGCCAGAACTCCTCTCAACTGACAAATGCAACTTAACTTTAACTTGATCAAAAAAGCTATAACAGATTTGGTGCAGCAGTTGAAAGCATCCACCAACTGCCTCAACTCAATACCATCTGCTTTTTTCAAAACTATTGTGAAATGTGTTCAAACCGATTTACACAAATGCTCAACTGCTCGCTTCAGTCAGGCGAGCTTCTTAAACCCCTGAAAGTAGCTGCCGTCAAgcccgtttaaaaaaagaaaatgctggcTGTCTCTGCGTTAGCAAATTATAGATCAGATtgtcaaaagtgttttttaatcaactcGGCAAATTCTTGAACTCAAACGGACTTTTTGATAAATTCCAATCAGGTTTCTGAAGCGAAGGCCTACAAGACATGACATCACTGCTTTGAGGTAATTGTGATCTAAGTATTGAGAAATTTGAAGTGGTTAGGATGGCAACACTTAAAAACTATATTGTTAACCATTTCCGTTGTTGGATATCTTTCAGCTGGAATGTTCAGCTATTGCTATCCCAGAATTTCACATGTACTGTGTATGTAGTGGCTGCGGGTGGGGGAATCTACCAAACTGGATCATTAGTCTTTCTTTTAGTGGTTATTGTTGATCTCCTCAGGTGCAGAAGGTGTGTGGTTCGCAGGCAGATGGTCCTGTGATGATAAGTGGACATCCTAACACCTCACATGTTACAACACCTACTGCCCGGATGACGCAGAGACCCTCAAAGAGGGTGTCCATGACTTCTCTCTCAATGGGCTATGGCGCTTATGCAAGTCTTCAGCTGCCGTCTCAGAGGTGAGGTGTATGAAGTGCACGTGTATATCAGTAAAAGTATTATCCGAGATGATTTGTGTTGGCAGTTAAAATTAAAGATTCAAAGGGAATGTTGACCAAAATTCAATAATTGGATATCAGCATGGTCATTGAAAAGGCTTTAAATCTCATGACATCTCTTTAGGTCATTCCCTCTCAAAGCATCCAGAGGTGACAAGAGCCGTAGTCTTAAAAAATTATCGAGGTAaattcatttccattcatttctataagtgaaatccaacttgatagtgcttaaaaaaaacaacttccttATAGAAATGCTGGCTTTATAAACAAATCTGCATATGTTTCAGGGACTTTGAGGGCTCTATCCAGCGATACgagttgtttttctcagagCTACCTGAGATGCTTTGTGAAAATGAAATGGAGGTTGAGCAGCACACGTGTTGGAGTGGTCAAGATGTTGTAGAGAGGTAAACATGGATAAAATAATATTGATCTGTCAGTGTTTtctctaggattttttttttccagcagcgGGGTCTGGCATTCCAGAGAAGTGTGGCGGCGTCAACAAATGACACTTGACTGCAAATTTTACTTATGTTGACCTCTTCTCCGGGCGGCAATTCgcgtctttattttttatttataattcgGTAATTCACTCCTCTGACAATGTTCTGTCAGGTGTCAACTGTCACTAGCGGTGGGAAACTTTAGACATCTCACGACTCGATTTCGATTCAGGGGCTATGATTTGATGATAGCAAGTCAGgatcaacagctccctctcggaacccagattgataagcacaggcgccccacagggctgcgtcagctccctgatcctcttcacgttgtacacaaatgattgtgtgacatcacacccagagaactttatcattaagttctctgatgacacagctatcgtcagcttgctgcaggccggcggttgcccactggactatttctcagaacaagagaaatttgtccagtggtgtgaccagaatcatcttgtgctcaatgtggggacaGAGgggacagaggaggtgatatttgatccaaaaactattggtgacca
This window contains:
- the LOC144062689 gene encoding glypican-5-like isoform X2, encoding MFRAVLQNVDLFWVIFFYLAFTLGCRSAHTDSCHEVKTVYVMRQIGQVEMVPDSPQTDDSLRVCVHSGPGCCTSKMEDSYMAAVRSETQQKMRSYSFELKYLITGHSKAYEDTFNSLVSFTSNLTSTLFDSAYSNLASDCRPHVLQLFNVINRHLSGDPNSSLEHAVGSFFNDLFPLVYRRLLNPGIGHTSPQSFSSSSSPSHEDCLRMTRQDVSPFGPHPRLLVSSLSRALGVGRTLSQLLRLAGDVVDATEKATLSRECGRGLVRMQYCSHCRGLTLIRPCTGLCVNVMRGCLVGISELAAPWKSLVILLQRLAATLATSSNHNSMELALLAVRNHVNDAILHAQLHGPRITAIVQKVCGSQADGPVMISGHPNTSHVTTPTARMTQRPSKRVSMTSLSMGYGAYASLQLPSQSYAGRVVGSTLKAQRDNPEMTVRNTDPVLKAAKQKLEQLTQEVLVELGWAHEATRKGDEEDGGSAETDRGSGDNCDDEDGCEASGINTDDLSSGHSPVTKDRTPLLPPHHRIPPRLNSPSLVPVTGSASMLTLKLLYLSLATLLLLLSPWQPC
- the LOC144062689 gene encoding glypican-5-like isoform X1 — encoded protein: MFRAVLQNVDLFWVIFFYLAFTLGCRSAHTDSCHEVKTVYVMRQIGQVEMVPDSPQTDDSLRVCVHSGPGCCTSKMEDSYMAAVRSETQQKMRSYSFELKYLITGHSKAYEDTFNSLVSFTSNLTSTLFDSAYSNLASDCRPHVLQLFNVINRHLSGDPNSSLEHAVGSFFNDLFPLVYRRLLNPGIGHTSPQSFSSSSSPSHEDCLRMTRQDVSPFGPHPRLLVSSLSRALGVGRTLSQLLRLAGDVVDATEKATLSRECGRGLVRMQYCSHCRGLTLIRPCTGLCVNVMRGCLVGISELAAPWKSLVILLQRLAATLATSSNHNSMELALLAVRNHVNDAILHAQLHGPRITAIVQKVCGSQADGPVMISGHPNTSHVTTPTARMTQRPSKRVSMTSLSMGYGAYASLQLPSQRSFPLKASRGDKSRSLKKLSRDFEGSIQRYELFFSELPEMLCENEMEVEQHTCWSGQDVVESYAGRVVGSTLKAQRDNPEMTVRNTDPVLKAAKQKLEQLTQEVLVELGWAHEATRKGDEEDGGSAETDRGSGDNCDDEDGCEASGINTDDLSSGHSPVTKDRTPLLPPHHRIPPRLNSPSLVPVTGSASMLTLKLLYLSLATLLLLLSPWQPC
- the LOC144062689 gene encoding glypican-5-like isoform X3, coding for MFRAVLQNVDLFWVIFFYLAFTLGCRSAHTDSCHEVKTVYVMRQIGQVEMVPDSPQTDDSLRVCVHSGPGCCTSKMEDSYMAAVRSETQQKMRSYSFELKYLITGHSKAYEDTFNSLVSFTSNLTSTLFDSAYSNLASDCRPHVLQLFNVINRHLSGDPNSSLEHAVGSFFNDLFPLVYRRLLNPGIGHTSPQSFSSSSSPSHEDCLRMTRQDVGISELAAPWKSLVILLQRLAATLATSSNHNSMELALLAVRNHVNDAILHAQLHGPRITAIVQKVCGSQADGPVMISGHPNTSHVTTPTARMTQRPSKRVSMTSLSMGYGAYASLQLPSQRSFPLKASRGDKSRSLKKLSRDFEGSIQRYELFFSELPEMLCENEMEVEQHTCWSGQDVVESYAGRVVGSTLKAQRDNPEMTVRNTDPVLKAAKQKLEQLTQEVLVELGWAHEATRKGDEEDGGSAETDRGSGDNCDDEDGCEASGINTDDLSSGHSPVTKDRTPLLPPHHRIPPRLNSPSLVPVTGSASMLTLKLLYLSLATLLLLLSPWQPC